The following DNA comes from Edaphobacter lichenicola.
ACTCTTAATCCAGCTTTGCGGGAGCGACGGTTCGGTATATCCAAGGCGCGAAGATGGAGCTAGGCAGGCTTGTCGCAGAGCTTCAGCGGAGGGGTGTGACCACTTCACCCAAGTCCGATGTTCCCCTAGCTTTACAAGATCTGATTGACGATTATCGGAGGTCTGGAAAACACCTATTTTCTTCGATCCCCACTGGGTGTCTTTTCCCGAAACAACGAGGTTCTTCTTGTGGCCAACAAATGAGCCGTCCACATAGCCACCAACACATGGCATATCGATATAGTGCTGAAAAAATCCAGTTCGTAAGAGAGTGTCGTCGCCGCCGTCATTTACATTGGGCAGCAAAATGAAGCGGCCTTTTAACTGGGCGTTGTTCGATAGCCGTTCACATATTTCGCCTAACGTAAGGCTCGGATCGAGGCGCTTGGTTTCGCAGGTCTTCGGCTCAGTAGCGGGGGATGGTGTTACTCCGAGGATCGTCAGAGCCGCATTAAGCTCTGCCGCCGTACACTCCGGATCGAACAGCAATATAGCCTGGCAAGGAGTGGCTAGCGTCAATTCGACACCGGGAAACACCACTATTTGCTTGTGAGCGGGGACAGGAGTGCCATTGGCTTCGACTTCTTGCTGCGCGGCCGCTCGGATGTACTCGACAAAGACAACGTCGTGATGGTCAGTGATAGCTACAGCGTCGAGTTGCTTGGTGCGACACGCCGCTATGAAACTCTTAGCATATGTCGCCCTTTCCTCTTCTGAACCGGGGCAAGCACCGATCCAATTGCGATCGCGTGGACTATGTACCTGGAAGTCACAAGCAAAGAAATGTGCGCCGTTATCCATTAACCCACGATAATGCATTTCTCTTGCATTGACGGATGGCCGCACGTTCTATGAACCGTTTGGAGTAGTAATCCGCTTCTAGCGGGCCGCATCCAGTCGACGTAAGCCACCAGCCGACGAGTCGTACACAAACTCAGTAATGGACTCATTCTGTATGCGCTCCATGATTTCGTTGATGACAGGAAGCGGAACCACAAACCACTCTTTTGGCTCTACGGATATACCAAACCGGTCAGGGACATGAAGCTGCAGCTGGGCCGACGCCAAGATGCGATGAATTGTCTGCTCGAACTTGAAGTGGCGAATGTTGGCTAGCTTCCAGGTGGCGACGATCTCGACTGGAGCCAGCAAATACGTCGCGTCTTTTTCGGCGTTGCAGATCCTATCTTCGACACGGCCACCAGTCACACCAATCTTATGAAGAACATCTCTCATCGCAACGATTTTGGGATCTTTCGAGAGACTTCTCAGAACATAAATCGTGGCGCTCGCTACGTCCCCATCCTCTAGTCTGTCTCCGAAGAGCGGTCCTTGGCTTGGATTCGTGAGTCGCCGACCGTTTTCATCCCTGTATAGCGCTCGTTGTAGAGACCAGAGCAGCAGGTTGCTCTCCGTGCCATTCGAGTAGATTGCCTTTAGTCGTGCGTTTGGGCCGCCATTTGGTGCTCGAAATGATTCGCCTACCGCCGCTACGTAGACCATCTGTCCGCTCAGGATGAAGAAATCGCCTACCTCAATACTGACTTCCTTTTCAAAGCGTTTAGCTGAGCGCCGGCCAGCAGCTAGGTCCGCTTCTGCCGCTTGGAACAGAGATCGATAAAGGTCAAAATCTTCGCACTTCACACGGTCAGCTACGTACTCTGCCGCCTCGCGCCTTCCTTCTACCGACTGCACATGAACCAGCGTGCCGATATCCCCGGGGTCATCCTGTGCAAGAGCTTCTAACAGCTCCTCAGGGCTTAGTGTATCCACGGCTCTCGCTGCACTAGGGTTAGGAACCGTCAGCAGATCAAAGCGGTCCAACGGTCGCAGCAGAGCCAGATCATCCTCTGGTTGCTTGCGCAGCTGATCGAGCCGCACTGCGTAGATGCGCTCGAAGATGTCGCGGTGTACCCCATGTTCCGGGCCGGTGCCGTTCGTTTCACGAAAGGACAGCACGTCCTCGAAGCCTGCGATGAGCCTCTCCTGCCGCGGTGTGTAGCCCCCAATCAGCGGCTCCTCAACTTCGATTTCGAGCGCATCGAGGAGATCGTTGCCTTCCAGCTCTTGTGCGTTCTTCATGCCACACCTCCGGCGGCCTTGGCCTTCTTTCGTGCCATGTACTGGGTGTACGCCGCAACGCCTTCCGCCAACCGGCGTTCCCAAGGGTCGGCAGCAGTGATCTGGGCAGCACGACCTCTCTCCTGCTTCCACTCCAGCGCTCGCCGAGCCAACGCCAAGGCCTCATCCTCTGGAATGTTCACCTTCTTCGCTGCGATCTTCTCCTGCATCTGGCGCAGCGTGTCCGCGTTCAAAGTTCGGGCAAGCACGGCGTAGGCTTCTCCAAAGGGATTAATGGAGTCGATCAGGTCCACACTCAGTTCGCGAACGTGCAAAACGAACTTGCGCACACCCTGGAGGAGGCCTAGGTTCGCGTTCACCTTCTCCTCGGTCTTCACCGCCGTTTGTACCAAGGTCAGCGCGGCAACCGCTCGTTGACGAACGGCCTCGACGTCGTCTTCGGTCAGGTCCGGATAGCGGTCTCGGATGATCTTGGGAATTCGCAGCTGCGTCGTTTCCTGCGGCACGGTGTTCTCGGTGTCGAAGAGCGCTCGGGTCAGGGTCTCCTTATCTTGGACAACAGCCGCGATAACGTCGTTCAGGTCCTCGCGGCAGATGCGAGCGGCCTCAGGCCCCATCTCTTTCAGCCCCTTGATCTCGACGGAGACCGTCCCGGTCTCCTCATTCACTCCGACGTTTGTCTGCCCTTCTATATATCCGTTTGGGCCGTAATCGAAGCCAGCCTTCGGTCCTGAGTCCTTCGGCGTGAAGTCAAACCGTGGTGCAATCACCTGTTCCATCAGCAAGCTGGCAGCGATGGCCTTCAGGGTATCGTTCACCGCTTCCACAACATCACTCTGCTCTGCCTTAGGTTCGGCAATCAGATTGGTGAACCGAGCACGCGCCTTGTTTGGTGCATCCCTCGTCACACGACCGATAATCTGCACGATCTCAGTCAGGCTACTGCGGTAGCCGACCGTCAGCGCATGCTCGCACCAGATCCAATCGAAGCCTTCTTTGGCCATGCCCAGAGCAATGATGACGTCTACGTGGTCCCGATTGTTGCGATGCGCAGGATCGCGTAACGCAGCCAGCACCTTGCTGCGGCGATTGAAGTCCGAGTCGTCTACCAAGTCTGCGACCTTCAACACGCGACCGGTTACCTTCTCCCTAATCAGGTGGAAGTCTGTTGCGGGGTCTCGCTCAATCCAATCGCCGAGCGAGCCCATAATATCGTTGACCTCGGCGTACTTGTCCGTGGAGCTGGCGCTGGAGTTCACATTCGGGATGTGAACGATGGTCTTCAGCGACGGGTCCAGCACCTCGTGGATCGCCTCCAGGTAACTTCCCGAGTAGAACCAGTATCCAATATCTAGAGACTTCAGATACTGATAGCCATTCAGCTGCTCGTAGTAGGTGTAAGTGACGGTGGCGAAACGAGCCTCGTCCTCCGGACTCAGCACCGCCGCCGCATCGCCACGAAAGTACGACCCCGTCATGGCCACGACGTGAACTTTTTCGCGGGCCAATAAATCTTTGAGCTGTTTTCCGAGCACGTTGGTTTCGTCGATGGAAACGTGGTGGAACTCGTCAATCGCGATCAGTCGGTTGTCGAAAGCTTCAATACCAAGAGCCTCCACGGCATAGCGAAATGTCGCGTGCGTACAGACCAGCGTGGTGTCGTCGCTCGCCAGAAACTCGCCGACGGCCTTTACCTTGCCCTTGCTCGCTTTCTCGTCCTCGCCTCCCGGCATCGCGCATAGATTCCAGCGTGGTTTGACCGTCCAATCGGCCTCGAACCCGCTCTGGCTTAGGTGTTCGTCGCTGAAGCTCGAGCCGATCGAACGCTCCGGCACCACAATCAACGCCTGCTTCACACCCTGATGGCGCACCTTGTCTAGCGCGACGTACATCAGGGCGCGGCTCTTGCCGCTGGCCGGTGGAGACTTGAGCAAGAGGAACTGCTCACCGCGACGCTGGTATACCTGCTCCTGCATGGGGCGCATTCCCATCTCGTTCACATGCGTTGACCGGCCAGTATGCCCGGTCGCTATCGAGACCGAGGGAATCTTAACAGCGCTCACTTACCCACCTCCGCCGTCTTCCGGCTCACTCTTGTCTTCTTCGCTGGCCCCTGGGCCCTGGACGCTGCACCCTGCGCCTTCGCGTACATCTCGAATAGCTTCTCCAGCCGCTCTGTGTCATTCCGAAAGCAGCGGCCAATGTAGATGCGCTCCAGTGTTTCATCGTTGGCATCATGCGCCGTACGCAGATTGGCAGGCATAGTCTCGGGATCGTAGAGATCGGCTATCGTGGCGGGAAAGTGCGCCTCGCGAGCCAGCAGTATGTCTGCGGCGCAGCGCGTAAGGTCAGCTTTGTTCTGCTCCGTCAGCGTCGGGAGCGGAAAGGTGTTCCAGCCGAGATTGCTGGAGTATCTGATGTCGCTCTTGAGCTTGCCGCAAATAGTGGCAGCCCAAACCAGATGCAGCCTTGAGATCAACACGGCTAGGTCTACCAAGGTTGGATCGTATATAGCATGGGCAGCGTGAGTGATGATGAAATCTTTGCTTAGCAGTCCCGCAGGCAGATACTCTCGTCGTTCAGAACAAGTCTGCGGAACGAGCAATTGCGAGAAGGTGCACGTATTGCGATACCGAAACTGATGTGGTCGAGCAGTCAGAGTAGACGCTACTTCGCCGCCGCCGCGCCTATATTCAAGAACGGCTTCTATGCGAGATGAAACAGCGGGAAGACTTTTTGCGTAGGGCAAGTCAGAGTCATCGAACCAAAGACAGTATCGAGCGGAACCATTTATAAACTCGCTTGTTCCTGTAGCCCGCCGAACCTTACCCTTGAGCCCAGGTTCCTCACGGAGAAGCCTACGTGCCTCTTCGGGTCCTAGAAACAGGTGGCCACCATCGTACGGTGCGTTGCCGGTGATCATCGGGGACAGTGAGTTCGTGTTCGTAGACCTACTTTCGACGATGATGTTCGCGCCATCTACTAAATACGGGTTGATATTAGCTACCTGACGGCGAGACGATTCGTCATAGATATATTTCGCGGCAACGGGTTTGCTCGTCAGCCCTAAGATCGTACAAATAACGCCTGCGTTACCTTGAGCATTGTTCGCCCACTTGAACGATTCATATGCAAACTCAACTTGGCAGCCGAGCCGATAAACTATAGGCCAAAGCACTGGCACGTGCGTTCCCTGGGCGACCGAGTTTGTGGTGACGAGCGCAGCCTTGGTGCCATATTGCAGGTACTCACAAGCTTTCACTATGAACCCACAGATATAGTCCAGGTTCTTATGTTGCTCGTTTCGACCAAAAATCCCTTTCATCTCCTCTTTTTGTTCTGAACTCTGCTTTTTCCCACCAAGATATGGAGGATTGCCACAGATGTATGTCTCGCCGCCTGGATTCTCAAAATCGATCTCGACGGAGGAGCTCGCTTCGAATTGCAACCGGCGATCCTCGCGCACCCGGACTTCGGTGTCCTCTGGCGGGCAAGCTTTCAACCAGTCCACACGTAGAGCATTGTCACGAACAATCCAGTTCATTTCATCGAGCGGCAGGAACTCCGCTTTCGCGGCCAGGGGACCGCGGTGCAACACGTCGCACTGGTATTCCGCGATGACCAGCGCCAACCTCGCTATTTCCGCTGCAAAGTCACGGATCTCAATGCCACGGAAATTCCTCTTGCTGATCTCAGTGGCTCGTAGGTGTTCGCCGCGACGGGCGTTGATCTCAGCCTCGATCCTACGCATTTCCTTGTAGGCAATGACCAGGAAGTTGCCTGACCCACAGGCTGGGTCGAAAATCCGGATGCGGCTGAGACGGCGGCGCAGGTTCAGCAGCGTGCGGGAATTGTCGCCCGCTGCCTCCAGTGCAGCTCGCAGATCGTCGAGGAAGAGCGGGTTTAGCACCTTGAGGATGTTGGGCACGCTGGTGTAATGCATACCCAGGGCGCCGCGCTCTTCGTCGTCTGCCACCGCCTGAATCATGGAGCCAAAGATGTCGGGATTGATGTACTGCCAGTCCAGGCTGCCCGCCTGCAGAAGGTAGCTACGGGCGATGCGTGTGAACTGCGGCACATTCGTTGAGCCCGCGAAAAGGCCGCCGTTCACGTAGGGAAAGGTAACCGCGTAGCCGGGCGTGTTGTCCGAGTTGCGCTTCTCCTGCTTCAGATTCATTGCAGCGAAGCAAGCTTCAATGACGTGGTGCGTGTTGGAGCCGTCGCTCTCGCTGAATCCTTCTACCGTGCCGGTGAAGAGACTACGACTTTCGAAGATGTCCGTGTCTTCGGCAAAGAAGCAGAAAATAAGCCGCGCCATGAAGTGATTCATGTCGTGACGGCGCGCCTCGGTGCCCCATTCTGGATTTTGGCGCAGCAACTCGACGTAGAGCTTGTTCAGCCGCCCGGTCGCACGGACGTCGATCGGGTTGTCCTTGATCTCGCGGACGGTGGAGATGCCCGCAAGCGGCAAGAAGAAGCCGATGTGTTCCGCAAAGCGGTGATACTCCGATGCGATGGCCTCGCCCGTGGAGAGTTCCTCAGCTTCCAGCACCGTGCCATCGGTGGCGAGGACGAATTTAGCCTTAGCCGCTGCGGTCTTTGGACTGGCCTTCAGGCGCTCGAGCGTTTGCCGCGTCTCCCCTACCGGGCTGACAGCAAGGTGGATGTTGGACTGCAGCAGCACGCCGCCGACTACATCACTCTTGTTGGAGTCACCTTTACGAAGCCTCTTGAGCGTGGTTTCCTTTTTATCGAAGGCAGCCAGAAACTGGAATGGAAACTCCGCAGCGTCGAACTGCTCCGCTGCAAGATCCGATACCGCCGCTTCAATCTCAACTGCGTTCATAGGCTAAGTATCGCAGAGCCATATCCGCGGTGTTTAACTCTCCCGATAACCAATGAATTCCTTTGTTATGAATGCGTCAACAGGATCGTACTCGCGGCAGTTCATCCCATCGTGTCGTCCACCGTGGCGAACGATGCTCCGCCCTGAGCTTCCAGGCCGCATCCGTTGGCCCAGCCCCAAGGATGCGGACGGTATCGCGCCCGAGGGTCGTGTTGAGCTTGTCCATCGCTTTCCAGGCCCTTTCCCTCTTCTCGCGGTCCAGCTCGCCCCACAAGGCCGGTTGCCGGATCGTTTCGGGCAGCAGCTCCGTAATCATGACGCCCGTTTTCGAGTAGCGGAAGCCGTCTCGCCAGAGCCGTTCGCCCAGGCGAACGGCCAGGGCGACGACCTCTCCGGTGTCGTTGGTCGTCTCTGAGAACCGGGCCGACGCGCCGTTCGAGTAGAACGGATCATTGTTGAAGGTGTTCGTGTGCATGAAGACGAAGATGTTTTCGGCGGCCACCTTGTACCGGCGCATCTTCTCCGCTGCTCGCGTCGCGTAGCTCGCGATGGCCTCCCGCATCTCCTGCCAGGACGTGACCGGAGCCCCGAAGCTGCGAGTGACAGCAATTCCCTTCCTGGTCGGCTCTATCAGCTCCAGCGGCAGGCAGGAGATGCCACGCAGCTCATAGACGACGCGGCCGCCCGTTACGGTCATCAGCGCGCGCGCATCGTCCGGCTGGAGCGCGGCCAGGTCCGCCGCCGTCGCGACGCCGATCTTCCCCAGCTTGGCTGCGGACGCGCCGCCGATGCCCCATACCTCATCGACCGGCACCGTGGCCAGCAGCTCCGCACGAACCTCCGGTGAGCGCAGGTCGCAGACGCCACGGAATTGCGGGCGTTTCTTCGCAATGAAATTTCCAACCTTTGCGAGTGTCTTCGTTGGAGCGATGCCAACGCAGGTCGGTATACCGGTCCAGCGCAGGACGCGATCGCGCAACTCGCGCGCCAGGTCCCCCACTTCCCTTTCGCGGAACTCGGTCAGATGCAGGAAGCTTTCGTCGATCGAGTATGTCTCGACGGTCGGAACCATCGACCCGAGGCAGTCGCCCACTCTTCGCGAGAGGTCGCCGTAGAGCGCGTAGTTTGAGCTGAAGACCTGAATCTTTTCGCGCTGAATCAGAGCGCGAAGTTTGAACTCGGGGTCGCCCATCTTGATCCCAAGAGCCTTGGCTTCGTTCGAGCGGGCGACGGCGCAGCCGTCATTATTTGAGAGCACGATCACGGGAACGCCTTCCAGATCAGGGCGAAAGACGCGCTCGCAGGAGACATAAAAATTGTTGCAGTCGATGAGTCCAAAGACTTCGGCCATGTGCTCACCTCATCGTGTGAATCGCATGTTTTACGACTCCGAAGACGTGCAGATCTTCTCCTACGGAGACTCGCAGGGGTTGGTAGCGCGGGTTGGCGGGATCGAGCCACACGCAATCAGGGCCGCGGCGCAGCCGTTTGACCGTGTATTCCCCATTGACAGCGACAACAACGACGCTACCGTTGACGGGCTTTGCAGATCGATCCACGACCAGGAGATCGCCGTCGTGAATCCCGGCGTCTTTCATCGAGTCCCCCTCCACACGCATCAGGAAGGTGGCCGCCTTATTTTCGATCAGGAACTCTGTCAGATCGAGAGGGGTTTCCAAATAGTCCTCTGCGGGACTTGGAAAGCCAGCCGGTACGTGCCCGTCAAAATACGGCAACACGAGCGGCCAGGTCGCTGACCATTCCACAAGTTCCAGACTCATTCCCTACCCCCGTGCTCAGGTATAGCAGGATGAGCGAACAAAAAGCGAATACAATCGGAGAGGGCCGTTCTTTCGCTTAGAGCCGTGGCGAAGAATTCCGACATAGGCTTTTCTTCTATTCTTTACGCTATGTGCGGACGCTACTACCGGACGTTTGACAAGCAAAAGATCGCCGAGGCGCTACGCGCCCAGGCGACCGGAGATCCGCTCGCGTACGCTCCCGGTTACAACATCGCTCCGACGACGACCCAACCAGTCCTCCGCCAGGAGCGCGAAACCTTCGGCCGCGAGCTCGTTCCGATGAGATGGGGTTTAGTCGGTTTTGGCACGGGCCGAGGGCCTGGAGAACAGCTCCCTTTGGCAACGCCCGCTTCATCGGCAACGCTGCATTATTCCCATGAGTGGCTATTACGAGTGGCGCAAGTCCGATAAGCAAGCGTTCCGATTTACCGTAGGCGACGATCAGATCTTTGGCGTCGCAGGTCTATGGAACGCATGGAAATCACCCAAAGGTGAATGGCTCCAAAGCTTTTCGATCATTGCGACGGACCCAAACACGGTCTCAGTCAATTCATAATCGGATGCCTGCGATTCTGCACCCCAAAGATTACGAGGAGTGGTTGGATCGGCAGGAAGTAGAGAGACCACCCATTCATCTCTTGCGGCCTTTCGATGACTTTGGAATGTTCATTCACAACGCGCATCCGAAGGTTGGCAATGTTCGCAATCAAGGCCCGGAGATGTTGAACAGCCAGTAGACCTTAGATTGTCGGAGCTGCGATAGGGTCCATTGCACCATTCAGCGCCTGTACAAAGACCTCAGAGTCATCTTTGTTCACCACGACCTCAAGTGTAACTTTTCGACATCGCAGCGGCTCTTCCCTCGCAATTCAATTCTAAAGACGTTGAAGGGGGAAGTATCCCCCTGCCTACAGAGTGCGCCGGCGAAAGGAACCGGCCCCCTCTTCCGTCACCCCCGCTGCGGGGACACCCCGCAACGCCCCCAAAGCATTCATGCGCTACGCGCCAGGCAAGGTAACCAAGCCTTCCTGAGGGACTCCGTCCCTGGCGCGCACAAGAGGCACCCCAATCTTCCGCGCTGCGCTTGTGCAGACCGGGCCTACGGCCGCCCTCCACTTCGTTCCGGGTGGGGAACCCCACCTCTTGCACTTGCCGCCCCTGCTGGCGTGGGCCAGGGCCAAGGCGTGTTTGTTAGCAAACACAGCACGGCCATTCAAAAACGGAGGAACCACCCATGAAGAACAACGCAGGATTCCAGACCATCGCACTCACCCGCATCCACGAGTCCACCACCAACCCCCGCCGCATTTTCGATGAGAGCAAGCTGGCCGAGCTCGCAGCAAGCCTTCGCACTCAAGGACTAATCCAGCCCATCACCGTTCGTCCCAACAGTGACGGGTACGAGATCGTCGCAGGAGCAAGGCGCTTCCGTGCCGCGCACCTTGCGGAATTGACAGAGTTGCCCGTTCGCATCGTGCAACTGTCCGACGAGCAAAGTCTTGAATGGCAAATAATCGAGAACAGTCAGCGTGTTGATGTGCATCCTTACGAGGAGGCGCAGGGTTATCAACGGCTTCTCGACCTTCCCGGCTATGACGTTGCCACGCTTGCCGAGAAGACAGGCAAAAGCGACAGCCACATCTACGCCCGCCTTGCTTTGCTGCAACTCATACCCGAAGTAGCCGAGGCGTTCCAAACAGAGCGCATCACGGCCAGTCACGCCAACCTCATCGCACGACTTCCGCAGGAGAAACAGGCCGAGGCTTTCGCGCAGTGCTGGCGCAAGGACTATCAGGACAAAGAAGCCCATCTACTCCCCGCCAAATACCTCTCCTCATGGATCGCCAACAACGTCTATCTTCCCCTGGACGAGTCTCCGTTCGACCGAGAAGATGCCACCCTCAACGCCGACTCTGGAGCTTGCTCCAACTGCCCTCGTCGAAGCGGATACAACACTTCACTCTTTTCGGACGTAACTGGCGGCGACCAGTGCCTAGACGGGAATTGCTACCACATCAAGCTCAACGAGCACGTCCGCCGCGAGGTACTGGCGCGGCCTGAGTTGGTGCAGATCGAGACGGCCTTCCGCAACCCCAAGGAGCGGCAGCCCGAAGCCCTCTCCCGCAACGAGTACACCGAAGTGGACGCACCCAAGGATGAGAACGAGGACTCCGAACCCGTCACGCCCTGCGAGGCGTCGA
Coding sequences within:
- a CDS encoding SOS response-associated peptidase family protein; this encodes MCGRYYRTFDKQKIAEALRAQATGDPLAYAPGYNIAPTTTQPVLRQERETFGRELVPMRWGLVGFGTGRGPGEQLPLATPASSATLHYSHEWLLRVAQVR
- a CDS encoding LexA family protein, whose translation is MSLELVEWSATWPLVLPYFDGHVPAGFPSPAEDYLETPLDLTEFLIENKAATFLMRVEGDSMKDAGIHDGDLLVVDRSAKPVNGSVVVVAVNGEYTVKRLRRGPDCVWLDPANPRYQPLRVSVGEDLHVFGVVKHAIHTMR
- a CDS encoding ParB/RepB/Spo0J family partition protein, which gives rise to MKNNAGFQTIALTRIHESTTNPRRIFDESKLAELAASLRTQGLIQPITVRPNSDGYEIVAGARRFRAAHLAELTELPVRIVQLSDEQSLEWQIIENSQRVDVHPYEEAQGYQRLLDLPGYDVATLAEKTGKSDSHIYARLALLQLIPEVAEAFQTERITASHANLIARLPQEKQAEAFAQCWRKDYQDKEAHLLPAKYLSSWIANNVYLPLDESPFDREDATLNADSGACSNCPRRSGYNTSLFSDVTGGDQCLDGNCYHIKLNEHVRREVLARPELVQIETAFRNPKERQPEALSRNEYTEVDAPKDENEDSEPVTPCEASKTAIVVYGEGAGTTRTVCTDPDCPVHHPRRVAPIDPDAEARQKQHEKEQARRKRLMKQRAETFNRILDSAPTTFTAPQLRVLLRALIHIDSYDFADDVAAHFVSDDENNQQTGEEVLLSVVDGLEDDKLSSFALRLALTGHADIPRENEIDHLAEAEAVFAPPQPKKAKAKKTTPKKAAKKPTPIKTKTAKKKTTKKLAA
- a CDS encoding class I SAM-dependent DNA methyltransferase encodes the protein MNAVEIEAAVSDLAAEQFDAAEFPFQFLAAFDKKETTLKRLRKGDSNKSDVVGGVLLQSNIHLAVSPVGETRQTLERLKASPKTAAAKAKFVLATDGTVLEAEELSTGEAIASEYHRFAEHIGFFLPLAGISTVREIKDNPIDVRATGRLNKLYVELLRQNPEWGTEARRHDMNHFMARLIFCFFAEDTDIFESRSLFTGTVEGFSESDGSNTHHVIEACFAAMNLKQEKRNSDNTPGYAVTFPYVNGGLFAGSTNVPQFTRIARSYLLQAGSLDWQYINPDIFGSMIQAVADDEERGALGMHYTSVPNILKVLNPLFLDDLRAALEAAGDNSRTLLNLRRRLSRIRIFDPACGSGNFLVIAYKEMRRIEAEINARRGEHLRATEISKRNFRGIEIRDFAAEIARLALVIAEYQCDVLHRGPLAAKAEFLPLDEMNWIVRDNALRVDWLKACPPEDTEVRVREDRRLQFEASSSVEIDFENPGGETYICGNPPYLGGKKQSSEQKEEMKGIFGRNEQHKNLDYICGFIVKACEYLQYGTKAALVTTNSVAQGTHVPVLWPIVYRLGCQVEFAYESFKWANNAQGNAGVICTILGLTSKPVAAKYIYDESSRRQVANINPYLVDGANIIVESRSTNTNSLSPMITGNAPYDGGHLFLGPEEARRLLREEPGLKGKVRRATGTSEFINGSARYCLWFDDSDLPYAKSLPAVSSRIEAVLEYRRGGGEVASTLTARPHQFRYRNTCTFSQLLVPQTCSERREYLPAGLLSKDFIITHAAHAIYDPTLVDLAVLISRLHLVWAATICGKLKSDIRYSSNLGWNTFPLPTLTEQNKADLTRCAADILLAREAHFPATIADLYDPETMPANLRTAHDANDETLERIYIGRCFRNDTERLEKLFEMYAKAQGAASRAQGPAKKTRVSRKTAEVGK
- a CDS encoding DEAD/DEAH box helicase, producing MSAVKIPSVSIATGHTGRSTHVNEMGMRPMQEQVYQRRGEQFLLLKSPPASGKSRALMYVALDKVRHQGVKQALIVVPERSIGSSFSDEHLSQSGFEADWTVKPRWNLCAMPGGEDEKASKGKVKAVGEFLASDDTTLVCTHATFRYAVEALGIEAFDNRLIAIDEFHHVSIDETNVLGKQLKDLLAREKVHVVAMTGSYFRGDAAAVLSPEDEARFATVTYTYYEQLNGYQYLKSLDIGYWFYSGSYLEAIHEVLDPSLKTIVHIPNVNSSASSTDKYAEVNDIMGSLGDWIERDPATDFHLIREKVTGRVLKVADLVDDSDFNRRSKVLAALRDPAHRNNRDHVDVIIALGMAKEGFDWIWCEHALTVGYRSSLTEIVQIIGRVTRDAPNKARARFTNLIAEPKAEQSDVVEAVNDTLKAIAASLLMEQVIAPRFDFTPKDSGPKAGFDYGPNGYIEGQTNVGVNEETGTVSVEIKGLKEMGPEAARICREDLNDVIAAVVQDKETLTRALFDTENTVPQETTQLRIPKIIRDRYPDLTEDDVEAVRQRAVAALTLVQTAVKTEEKVNANLGLLQGVRKFVLHVRELSVDLIDSINPFGEAYAVLARTLNADTLRQMQEKIAAKKVNIPEDEALALARRALEWKQERGRAAQITAADPWERRLAEGVAAYTQYMARKKAKAAGGVA
- a CDS encoding Y-family DNA polymerase; this translates as MAEVFGLIDCNNFYVSCERVFRPDLEGVPVIVLSNNDGCAVARSNEAKALGIKMGDPEFKLRALIQREKIQVFSSNYALYGDLSRRVGDCLGSMVPTVETYSIDESFLHLTEFREREVGDLARELRDRVLRWTGIPTCVGIAPTKTLAKVGNFIAKKRPQFRGVCDLRSPEVRAELLATVPVDEVWGIGGASAAKLGKIGVATAADLAALQPDDARALMTVTGGRVVYELRGISCLPLELIEPTRKGIAVTRSFGAPVTSWQEMREAIASYATRAAEKMRRYKVAAENIFVFMHTNTFNNDPFYSNGASARFSETTNDTGEVVALAVRLGERLWRDGFRYSKTGVMITELLPETIRQPALWGELDREKRERAWKAMDKLNTTLGRDTVRILGAGPTDAAWKLRAEHRSPRWTTRWDELPRVRSC
- a CDS encoding GIY-YIG nuclease family protein, producing MKNAQELEGNDLLDALEIEVEEPLIGGYTPRQERLIAGFEDVLSFRETNGTGPEHGVHRDIFERIYAVRLDQLRKQPEDDLALLRPLDRFDLLTVPNPSAARAVDTLSPEELLEALAQDDPGDIGTLVHVQSVEGRREAAEYVADRVKCEDFDLYRSLFQAAEADLAAGRRSAKRFEKEVSIEVGDFFILSGQMVYVAAVGESFRAPNGGPNARLKAIYSNGTESNLLLWSLQRALYRDENGRRLTNPSQGPLFGDRLEDGDVASATIYVLRSLSKDPKIVAMRDVLHKIGVTGGRVEDRICNAEKDATYLLAPVEIVATWKLANIRHFKFEQTIHRILASAQLQLHVPDRFGISVEPKEWFVVPLPVINEIMERIQNESITEFVYDSSAGGLRRLDAAR